In Lacrimispora indolis DSM 755, a genomic segment contains:
- a CDS encoding MarR family winged helix-turn-helix transcriptional regulator, translated as MDEIKGTINGQLQQLQMLMHRAMFNHFGKMHNPHRGQGRVLAILKLKPVISQKELTYLLNMSKQSVAELVAKLEKYGYITREPSEDDKRVMTIRLTEKGANAAGSTDESEPDVLKVLDCLNDDELTDFSKYLGRIIGQYEEQFPDEDFEERRKYMEKFMSSYGHGYEHWQHAGYGFGGHGHGHCQTGTRHSMFKKGGIGHDEDDK; from the coding sequence GTGGATGAAATTAAAGGCACGATCAACGGACAACTGCAGCAGCTTCAAATGCTCATGCACCGCGCAATGTTTAACCATTTTGGCAAAATGCACAACCCTCACAGGGGGCAAGGCCGGGTGCTGGCAATTCTCAAATTGAAACCCGTAATCAGTCAAAAGGAATTGACCTATTTGCTCAATATGAGCAAACAATCAGTTGCAGAGCTGGTTGCAAAGCTGGAAAAATACGGCTATATAACCCGCGAACCGTCAGAGGACGATAAGCGGGTTATGACTATCCGGCTGACCGAAAAAGGCGCGAATGCCGCCGGCAGTACGGACGAGAGCGAGCCGGACGTTTTGAAAGTCCTTGACTGTCTGAATGATGATGAACTGACTGATTTTAGTAAATACCTGGGGCGAATCATCGGGCAGTATGAGGAGCAATTTCCTGACGAGGATTTCGAGGAGAGGCGTAAGTATATGGAGAAATTCATGTCGTCTTACGGACACGGTTATGAACATTGGCAGCACGCCGGTTATGGATTTGGTGGGCATGGACATGGACACTGCCAGACTGGAACAAGACATTCAATGTTCAAAAAAGGAGGGATTGGACATGACGAGGACGACAAGTGA
- a CDS encoding TerC family protein, producing MNFIIQVLLINLVISCENVGVFALATNGLLPGMAKKVHRIGVGLSLVFKLTFIAIAGALFAIPWLHIRIVGGALLLYITFNMLLHSKQNFDRKLQSENKEKDSFFEAVISISVAVISMSLDDAIAISSIISTDGTMLDSKKIVVALAGLIFGAFILLLFSDSMSELIEQFPILNDLCAGYLTYMAIRMIFEDDTIKLFFERIHFTFTIPGAVLCGVLMAFYGLFANGILPGGDTKMRNTNLPIYCIIVVYALATIGAISYLDTAPLIEGHKLNVQSVYGFIPNGSNAVYTIASSAELITICAAVLAGATAKNGGKESYLSMLFSNTKGLLTYVLLGLFVNTVGLSFIFGFGKISLPDYFIMFAAQTLLLLSYTAAFTMISTFMKGKSMIIVLGLLYILMEPIEAAVFIHSDRFPAVAYFFPSYHLAAISGRVASPYSIPMTMLISILYIALFTYIGYSHYQSRYVTSKPILK from the coding sequence TTGAACTTTATCATACAGGTTTTACTTATCAATCTGGTAATTTCATGTGAAAATGTCGGCGTATTCGCATTAGCTACCAATGGGCTGCTGCCGGGCATGGCAAAGAAAGTTCATCGAATTGGTGTTGGTTTATCATTGGTGTTTAAGTTGACTTTCATTGCTATTGCAGGCGCTCTATTTGCTATACCATGGCTGCATATCCGTATTGTCGGAGGAGCATTATTGCTCTACATCACGTTTAATATGCTGCTTCATAGCAAACAGAACTTTGATAGAAAGCTGCAATCAGAGAACAAAGAAAAGGACAGCTTTTTTGAAGCCGTAATTTCTATTTCAGTTGCTGTTATCAGTATGAGCTTAGATGACGCCATTGCCATATCCAGCATTATTTCCACAGATGGAACTATGTTAGACTCGAAAAAAATAGTTGTCGCTCTTGCCGGACTTATATTCGGGGCTTTTATTTTGCTTCTATTCAGCGATTCAATGTCGGAGTTGATAGAACAATTTCCAATTCTAAACGACCTATGTGCCGGATATTTAACTTACATGGCAATCAGAATGATATTTGAAGATGATACGATTAAGCTCTTTTTTGAGCGCATCCACTTTACTTTCACCATACCGGGAGCAGTTTTGTGTGGGGTTTTAATGGCCTTTTACGGTCTGTTTGCCAATGGTATCCTTCCCGGCGGAGATACAAAAATGAGAAATACAAACCTGCCAATCTATTGCATAATAGTTGTATACGCATTGGCTACCATTGGGGCAATTTCCTATCTTGATACGGCACCGCTTATCGAGGGGCATAAGCTCAATGTTCAATCCGTGTATGGATTTATTCCAAATGGTTCAAATGCAGTATACACCATAGCTTCGTCAGCTGAACTGATTACCATTTGTGCGGCGGTATTGGCAGGGGCAACAGCCAAAAATGGCGGTAAAGAATCCTATTTATCCATGCTTTTTTCAAATACAAAAGGATTGTTGACATATGTATTATTGGGACTTTTTGTAAATACTGTGGGTCTGTCCTTTATTTTCGGCTTTGGAAAAATAAGTCTGCCGGATTACTTCATAATGTTTGCAGCCCAAACATTATTGCTGCTTTCGTATACAGCAGCTTTTACCATGATTTCTACATTTATGAAAGGAAAGTCCATGATAATTGTTTTAGGCTTACTATATATTTTAATGGAACCGATTGAAGCTGCCGTTTTTATTCACAGCGACCGCTTCCCTGCTGTTGCTTATTTTTTCCCAAGCTATCATTTGGCTGCCATTTCCGGACGCGTTGCAAGTCCCTATTCTATTCCAATGACTATGCTCATTTCTATTTTGTACATTGCATTATTTACTTATATTGGTTACAGCCACTATCAGTCACGCTATGTAACTTCCAAGCCAATTCTAAAATAG